gaaattaaagataaagtTTGGTTCCTTGAAGGTGTGTCGCAAGTCTTGCCAATGGATGTTGATGATTACAGTAATGGAGGAGGTATGCACATGATGCTAGATTTCTTGGGTGGTGGGCTGCCCTCTATGACTACAACGAATTTCTCAGAATTTATGTaacaatataatgataatttattttagCTTATCTTTCAGCTATATACGATAAATTTCAGGCTGAACGATTATAgaattcttcaagaaaatacGCAAGCGTTTTACTTTTATAAAGGGTAGTCTATAAATCCTAAATTCTCTAAAACTGTAGTTGGTGCACGCATTTTTAAAAGCTAAAGCTGCCATTATGCTGAAGATTAACGACTGGATAAGATGACGCGAAAACTTGTGTCACTAAATTAATGTAGACgattcaaaagaaaagcTCAAGGTgcaagaagaaatatattaaacGAAAGTAGATGGTAATCAGACGAAACAGCGCAAGGATATTATTACGATGCCAGTTCCAATACAACCCCATATTAGCAAGAAAGATCCCATCCAATACCGTATTTTAGTATGTTCTTTCACGGAGGAAATACGAACCCTTATTTCTAGactgaagaagaacgaTAGATATGACCAAACATTATATATGGAATTGCTTACTCCAGTTTTATTGATGTATCCAATGGAGGTGATCCAATgcatttttaataataaaagttATAGAAACAAAATAGTGAAATGCTTGggaaatgaaataaataaatatccAGAACTTGATTTAAGGATGGGACCACGTCGTATTTCCAAGACTATCGGGAAAGACATAAATTCAAACGTGAAAAGCAATCACAAGTTTTTAATTACtaaaatcaatttaattttgattatgaaaggaattgaaagtttcatattattttttcatcagGAATATCTAGAAAGTTTAAGTTCCTTTCGTTGGTGCTTACAATTTATCTCTTATATTAAGCGCCTTCCATTTAATGAAACTGAACATCAATACTTCCTTAAGAATTGCAATATTTCATTTGCCATGTATTGTTCCCAATGCCAGATATCAGATAGTAAGAGAAATGGGACCCAATGGCCTATCAGTAACTATTTGAATACACCATTGAATGAAAGTGGAATTTTACAAAGTTTATTATACATAATTTTGGAGAATACAGATCCATCCATGATGATGTTTGATAAACGTTGTAGTAGTTTCGAGAAGTTTTTTCTTGGTAAAATTTTCCAACATATTGGTGATATATATGAAGCCTTGGCAGTTTTCAATGGACAACGTTCAGAATATGAATCCCTAGATGGTAAAACATTTGGTTTACATGCAGCTAATGAATATGTTGAGGGCATgatcaaaaattatatcCTAGCAATCTCAATGAAATTGGAAGGTGATTCCACTGTATTGTATTGCTTAGACAAGATAATTGAGGGCTTGATACTTTATGGTGATATACATGTCGAAATCATTACTTTCTTTATgagattgaaaaaatactatgaattatatgaaaatgatgatttgtTGATAGAGCACTTAGAATACGATTCATTAACTTTTGAATGTCTTGACATTGCCCGAAaaacatttcaaaaatgggaaaattcaaaagaGTCCTTTAAAGGTAGCGTCATACAAATGCCAGATACTTTATTGAGAAGCCAGCGTGGGGCTCTTGTTATG
The Naumovozyma dairenensis CBS 421 chromosome 5, complete genome DNA segment above includes these coding regions:
- the ADY4 gene encoding Ady4p (similar to Saccharomyces cerevisiae ADY4 (YLR227C); ancestral locus Anc_8.427), translated to MPVPIQPHISKKDPIQYRILVCSFTEEIRTLISRLKKNDRYDQTLYMELLTPVLLMYPMEVIQCIFNNKSYRNKIVKCLGNEINKYPELDLRMGPRRISKTIGKDINSNVKSNHKFLITKINLILIMKGIESFILFFHQEYLESLSSFRWCLQFISYIKRLPFNETEHQYFLKNCNISFAMYCSQCQISDSKRNGTQWPISNYLNTPLNESGILQSLLYIILENTDPSMMMFDKRCSSFEKFFLGKIFQHIGDIYEALAVFNGQRSEYESLDGKTFGLHAANEYVEGMIKNYILAISMKLEGDSTVLYCLDKIIEGLILYGDIHVEIITFFMRLKKYYELYENDDLLIEHLEYDSLTFECLDIARKTFQKWENSKESFKGSVIQMPDTLLRSQRGALVMVKNDITELPGSNIEDGTKKDGKYKREITENLIIRKSRFVKKWNNERHWQKEEKYIKKHWDLGIHWINFWKNCYLENNQLFNRELMTLWADFEGEIAGME